ACGTTGTCGGTCGGCGTCTCGCGGTGGTTCTGCGGGTCGAGCGTCGATGGTGGTTGACCCTGCGTGATCGTCACCGCGAACTCGCCGGTGCCCGATCCGCCCCCGCTCTCGTTGCCACCGCCGCTTTCGTTGCCGGCTGCGGTACCGTTCCCGTCCTCCGCTCCGCCGCTGGGCGTGCTCTCTGCGGTATCGGCTCCGCCGCTGGCGTTGCCACCGCCGCCAGAACCGTTGTTGCCACCGTTGCCACCACCGCCGGAACAGCCGGCGAGCGCGGTCGTCGCTGCCGCGCTCCCGGCGAGCGCGAGGAAGCGCCGCCGGCTCGTCGAACGATCGTCCGTGTCAACCATGTTCCGCACATTGGCGCATCGTGGTATATATGCTACGGTAGGGGTTAACAGCCCTACTGGTCCAACTTCTGTTTTCTCACTGGCGTCTCAAGCGATACACCGAACGAAAGCCAGTTCCGGCGTTCATAGAGCAGATATGTTCGTGACCTAGTACGGCTGATTCTGCCGATTATCGATCGAAAAGGGTTATTTTCATTTCCACAACGAGTGGTGCACTCTTGACCAGGGTCTTGGTCGACCGACGGAGTCGCTTGGAGCGTTCTCGATGAAAAACACCGAATGCGCTGACGAACTCCGTAGCGGTCGTTCCATGGCGATATCGAAGTACCCGTGCTCGATGACCGTAGTGACTGTCTCGTAATACTACACACTCGATTATACTCTAGCCGAGGGTCCGGCGTTCGCTGATGGGCGATTTCCCGACACACGGGAACTCACTTTCCGAATCAACGGTTCAAGAACAGCGCTCCTGTCGTTTACCGCAATCCCAGTCGTTATGGATAGGGACCTGCAGACTCCGGAGTGTGTCATCATATACCGATCGGCGAGGCTTTCTGAAAGTCGCAGGCTCGGTCGCCGCATCATCGACTCTCATCGGAACAGCGAACGCAGCGGGCCGAGGAAGCGGCACTCGATACGCGGCGTTCAACGTTGTGGACCTGAACACGGAGCAGGTACAACAGAAGGGCGACGAACAAGCCGCTGCTGCCGCTCGTGTGATTCAGGAGATCGACCCGGACGTCATCGTCGTTAACGAACTTGCCAACAACATCCAAAAAGCGAGAGTTGCAGACGGCGTTCCTACGGAGAAGACGAACATCCAAGCGTTCGTCGACAACTATCTCAGTGAACCACAGCATCGAACCCTCGACGGGATCGAGTATGAATATACGCTCCAACCGACCAGCAACACGGGCGTCCTCCCCGAGGAGTCGTACGACTTCAACAAGGACGGCACCGCCGGCGAACGCCCGGGTGATGCGTTCGGGTTCGGTGTCTTCCCCGGCCAGTACGCGTTCGGGATCGCAAGCAAACATCCGTTCGACGAGGCTAACATCCGGTCGTTCCAGAAGTTCCGCTGGACCGATATGCCCGGGAACCTGATTCCGCTCGCGGGTGAGGCCGGGGTCGATACGGATGGCATCTACCTGACGGAGGCCGAGACGGATGTCTATCGACTCTCCTCGAAAACCCACATCGATGTCCCGTTCGAGGTAGACGGTGGGACGGTTCATGGACTGTTCAGCCACCCGACCCCGCCCGTCTTCGACGGCCCGAACAACTTCAACGGGCGGTGGAATCACGACGAGGTGCGGTTCTTCGCGGATTACGTCGCCGGGGCGGACTACATCTACGACGACAGCGGGAGGAAGGGTGGACTCGCGGACGACGCCTCGTACGTCCTGATGGGCGATATGAACGCCGGTCCGGGGGATGAACCACTCGATCCGGCGACGAAGTACTTCATCGAAAACGACGATTTCACCACCCGACGTCTGCCGACGAGTCCGGGTGGCGCACAACGAGGCAACCCGTACGCGACCGCCACCTTCGATGCCAGACCGAAAGTCGATTGGGTCCTTCCGTCGCCGGATCTCTCGTTGCGGTCGTCCTCAGTCGTCTGGCCGAGCAAGAACGCATCCAAACGCGGGCTCGGCGAGGCCGTCGACACTGCGTCGGACCACCGGATGGTCTGGGCAGATATCGACAACCGGCAGCGAGGGGCCTCCGGACGACCATCACGATAACCGATTCGACCATCCGTTCATCGTCCAATACTGGAACGATTCTATACTGCGTCCGGTGGATATCCGCTGAAGCACGTCGGTTGCTCCGCCACTTCTCTTCGCTACGGCTCTGCTGGAGCAACTATGTCGGCGATCTGAGAAAAATCCGCCTCGCACTACTCCACGGTGTTCCGGATCGAGAATCACGTCGTCCGAATCCTGCACATCGGGTCATCGATCGAACGATTTCGATATGCAACGCCGAGGCTCATCCCTCCGATCTCGTGTCCGCGATCGAAGATGCGCTGGACGAACGCAAGCCAGTCACCGCCTGTGCGTCCGGGTGGTCACCCGAGCAGAACACCTTCGACGAATCGATGTACAAAATCCGGTGATCAGGTGAATCAAAACGGGCGGCGAGCACCCGTGACACACTGATCCCGCACCCCCGGGCGTCGTCGACCGGCCCCAGCAGCCCGTACTGTTAAGGTTGCGTGTGTGATAGCGTTAGCATGGCCGCCTACGGCCGGCCGACCCTCCGGGATCTGTTCGACGACTCGCCCACCCCCCACATCGCCCACCCGCCGCGGACCCACCATCGGGAGTTCTACGTCGCCACCGACGGGTCCTTTCGCGCCGCGGGTGGCGGCCTCGGCGTCGTGATCGAAACCCGCGACGGCGAGCGCGTCGCACGGCTCTCGATTCCCGACGACCCGCCGGACAACAACGTCGCCGAGTACCGCGCGCTCCATCTCGGCCTCGACGTGCTCGCCGCGCGCACGCCGCCGGGGACCCGCGTGGGCGTCCTCGTCGATCACGATGCGCTCGCGGCGAACGCGAACCGGACTGTGCTCGCCGCCCGCCGCTCGGACTGGCGAACTCACCCGGTGTCGGTCCCCGCGGATTCGCGCCACCACTGGCGCGGGATCCGGGCACGCCTCCGAGAGTTCGGGGCGTGTCGCGTGGCGCGCATCCAGAGCGGCGAGAACCCTGCCCATCCGCTCGCCAACGCTCCAGACCAGTACGGCCACGTCAACGACGAGACCAACCGGTGTGTGCGCCCGATCCCAGCCGTCGACCGCCGCGAGGAGGTCCCACCACCCTCGCGTGCCGATCGCCCCGCCAGCGATTGAGGCGGCGTCGCTCCGTGACCGGGTTGCCGGCGTCGGACCGATACGGCGACGCTGTCGGTCGTTGGCCCGGCAAATGCAACCCCCGAACACAACCGGGCGGCCCATGAACCTATAAGAGATGCGACCGAAGGGAGGGACACGAATGCGAACGGGAGTGGGTACATCGTATGGCGGTTGACGCCGGTGGTACGGACGGGCCCCCGCCCGTCGCCGACGACCTGATCCTCGTCTCGAACCGCCAGCCGTACACACACAGCTACGAGCACGACGACGCGGGCGAGCGGACCATCAGCGTCAACCGGCCCGCCGGCGGGCTCACGGCCGGACTCGATCCCGTGATGCAGGAGACCGACGGGACGTGGGTCGCGTGGGGCGACGGCGAGGCCGACGCCGACGTCACCGACGAGAACGGTGAGGTCCGGATGCCGCCCGAGTCCGAGGCCTACACCCTCAAACGCCTCTGGCTCTCCGAGGAGGAGGTCGAGGGCTACTACTACGGCTACAGCAACCGGGTGCTCTGGCCGCTGTGTCACGGCGGGACGATGAAGACCGAGTACGTCGAGCGGTTCTGGCAGCGCTACCAACAGGTCAACGAACGCTTCGCCGAGGCGGTCGCGGAATCGGCGAGCGACGATCCCCTCGTGTGGTTTCAGGACTATCACTTCACGCTCGCGCCGCGCGCCGTGCGCGACGCGCTCGACGACCCCTTCATCATGCATTTCTGGCACATCACGTGGCCTGGCTGGGACACGTTCCGGGCGTGCCCGCAGGGTCAGCAGCTGCTGGAGGGGCTCCTCGGGAACGATCTCTTGGGGTTCCACGTCGAGCGCTACTGCGAGAACTTCCTCGACTGCGTGGATCGGGCCTTGGAGGACGCCTTCATCGACGAGGAGGGCGGCCGGATCAACTACGAGGGCCACACTACTACTGTTCGAGCGTTCCCGCTCGGGATCGACGCCGAATCGATCCGTGAGGAGAGCGCGGCCGCCGACGCGTCGTTCGAGGCCGACATCCGCTCGACGTACGACATCGGTGCCGACACGACGATGATCGTCGGCGTCGACAGGCTGGATTACACCAAGGGGATCGTCGAGCGCCTCGAAGCGCTCGAACGGCTCTGGGAGACCGAACCCGAGTACCAGGGGACGGTGACGTACGTCCAGAAGGCGAGCGAGAGCCGGTCGTTGATCCCCGACTATCAGGACCTCCAGCAGAACGTCCGGGAGACGATCGAGCGGATCAACGACCGCTTTGGAACCCCGGACTGGCAGCCCGTGGTCTACATCGACGAGTTCATCCCCCAGTCCGAGCTCTGCGGGCTGTATCGCTACTCCGACGTCATGTTGGTGAGCGCGGTCCGGGACGGGATGAACCTCGTCGCGAAGGAGTACGTCGCGGCGCAGGTCGACGACGACGGCGTGTTGGTGCTCTCGGATCAGGCCGGCGCGCACGAGGAGCTCGGCGAGCACGCGCTCACGATCAACCCCTACGACACCGAGTCGTTCGCCGACACCATCCAGCAGGCGCTCGCGATGGCTCCCGACGAGCGCCGCGACCGGATGGCCGCGCTGCGCGAACAGGTCGCTGCCCACGACCTTTACGCGTGGATGGACGACGTGTTCGCGACCGCCCGCGACCTCCGCGAGCAGCGCGATCACGATGGCGGGTGAGTCGACCCGCGGTGACGGATCCGAAGAGAGCGTCGGGACGAACGCCGGCAACGACGGTCGTCCGCCGGCGCTGTTCGACGGCGGCGAGCCGCTCGCGACGATCGCCGATCGGCTCGCCGCCGCCGACGGACTCTCCTTCTGTACGGACTTCGATGGCACGCTCTCGGCTATCGAGGAAGACCCCGACGCACCCGAGATTTCACCGGAAAACCGCGAGATGCTCCGGACGCTCCGCGATCACGACCGGGTCCGGGTGGCGGTCATCAGCGGCCGGGAGCTCGCCGACCTTCGATCGCGCGTGGGGATCGAGGGGATCGCGTACGCCGGCAACCACGGTCTCGAAGTGTTCCACGACGGCGAGACGACCGTGCATCCGGTGGCGAACAAACGCCAGCACGATCTCGAACGCATCGTCGACGACCTCGACGACCGGCTCGCGGACACCGACTGTTTCGTCGAGGACAAGTCGGTGAGCGCGACGATCCACTACCGCGCGGCCCCCGAGCGAGCCGAGGCGGTCCAGAACGCAGTCGAGGAAACCGTCGATCGGATCGCACCGGGTGGGTTCGAGCGCTCGACCGGTAAGGAGATCGTGGAGCTCACGCCGGCGGTCGCGTGGGACAAGGGCGCGGCGCTCTCGCTGTTGACCGCGGATTTCGAGGGATGGCTCCCGATCTACGTCGGCGACGACACCACCGACGAGGCGGCCTTTCGCGAACTCGGTGATCGAGGGATCGGCATCCACGTCGGTACGGGTGAGGACACCGCGGCGGACTACCGGATCGACGACCCGCCAGCGGTCGAGCGGCTGATCGACTGGTTCTGTACTGAGGGGCTCGCTACGTTCGATCGACCGTCGTCTGGCTAAGACGATCCATCGACCTCCTCGCCGTCCGCACCCGGCGGACACACCGACGGAGGGAGTGGCTGTCGTCGGTCGAGGACCGAGTACCCTCACCGGCACGCGCCGCCCGGAGACTTATGTCCTCAGCAGTCGATAACAGTTGTATGGGACTCTCGGACCTACTCACGTCGAAGCGATCGGGCCTCGTCAGCGCGGTTTCGATGCTGGTTGAGGCCGGGCTGGCGCTGTACCGTGGTGACAAGAAGATCGCGGCGCTCCTGTTGGGCGCGGCCGCGCTCGCGTACCGCTGGAGCTTCGTCGGGGCGATCGCTGAGATCCTCATCCGGGCGTACCAGCGGCTCCGATAGCCACACGCATCGCTCGTCCTCCAGTTGACCGATAGAACAGGGCTGATTCGTGACGACTCGGCGTTTACCGATCGTCAGTTCTACGCGCCGGCTTTCTCGATCGCGGTTTCGAGTTCGTCGCGCTGAGTCACGCCGATGAACCGCTCGACCACGCCATCGTCGTTCTCGATCACGAGCGTCGGCAGCGAGCGTACCTGGTACTCGTTGGCGACCTCCTGATCGGCTTCGACGTCGATCTTCTCGAACTCGACGTCACCGTTCAGATCCTCTTCCATCTCCTCGAGGATCGGGTCCTGTGTCTTGCAGGGGCCACACCAGTCCGCGTAAAAGTCTTTCAACCGAACAGTCATGCGTTCCCGCTAAGGTAGGCGTGCCGCGCGCATAAGCGTTTCCCACCCGTGCGTTCCGGTCGCCCTCGCGTCCGTCCACACCACCCGAGCACGCCGCGGCACACGACGAAAGGCTTAGGCCCGCGGCTCGCGGAGGAGAGATATGAGCAGCGGCGAGAACTCCGGCGGACTGATGTCGAGTGCGGGTCTGGTCAGGTACTTCGACGCCGAGGACCGGAACGCCATCCGAGTCGATCCGAAGACCATCGTTGCGTTCGGCGTGGCGTTCGGCGTCCTGATCCTCGTGCTGAACGTGCTGTAACGCGGCACCGTCCTTTCTGCCTTCCACACCTCTCCATGACTCTCACAGCCGGCGTGATCGCGGTCCAGGGCGACTTTCGGGAGCACGCTGCCGCCATCGAGCGCGCGGCGCGCGCCCACGGCGAGCGCGTCGAAACGGTCGAGATCCACACCGCGGGCACTGTTCCGAAGTGTGACCTCCTCCTGCTCCCCGGCGGCGAGTCCACTGCCATCTCGGCGCACCTCCATCGCGAGGGGATCGCGGCGGAGATCGAGGCCCACGTCGCGGCCGGCAAACCCCTCCTTGCGACATGTGCGGGGCTGATCGTCGCCGCCGCCGATGCGGGCGACGACCGGGTCGACACGCTGGGGTTGATCGACGTCACCGTGGATCGCAACGCCTTCGGCCGCCAGCGCGACAGCTTCGAAACCCATCTCGACGTCACAGGATTGAACGAACCGTTCCCGGCGGTGTTCATTCGAGCACCACAAGTCGCGTCGGTCGGCGACGCGGACGTGCTCGCGTCGTTCGACGGTCATCCCGTCGCGGTCCGTGATGGACCGGTTGTCGGGACCGCGTTCCACCCCGAGCTCACCGACGACGCCCGCATCCACGGCCTCGCCTTCTTCGAGACCGTCACGGTTTGAGCGAAATCGCGCGACCGGCGACAGCCGCCTACCGCTCGGGCGGTGCTATCCTACCGCCGGCAGTGACAGACTTTTCATCGCGCGCCACGTCGAAGAGCTATGCACGCCCACATCGACGCGGTCCGTGTCGCGGGCACGCCCTCCGGGCCGGTCCCCGTCGTGCTCCTCGCGAGCGACGGCGAGCCCGACCTCTTGCCGATCTTCATCGGGTTCAACGAGGCGACCGCGATCGCCCGTGGTCTCGACGCGATCGATATCGGCCGGCCGCTGACCCACGATCTCCTGCTCGACGTGGTCGAGGAATTGGGTGGTCGGGTCGACCGCGTGGTGGTCGACGCGATCGAGGAGAGCGACGAGGGCGGCGGGACCTACACCGCGAACCTCCACCTCGACACGCCGCGCGCGGACGCCGTGATCGACGCCCGGCCGAGCGACTCGCTCGCGCTCGCCGCGCGGACCGGTGCCGACATCGAGGTCGATCCGGGCGTGTTCGACGAGGGCGGTCGACCGCGCGAGACCTTCGAGGAGCTCCAGGACATCCGCGAGGTGGACGAGCTGTGAGCGACGATCGCACTGCCACTGACACGAAACCGGCCGAAGAACCTGTGCTCGACGAGCTGTTCGCGGTCATCGAAGAACGCCGAGACACCCTCCCCGAGGGATCGTACACGGCGTCGCTGTTCACCCACGAGAAGGGTGAGAACGCCGTGCTCGAAAAGCTGGGTGAGGAGAGTACGGAGCTCGTGCTCGCGGCGAAGGACGACAACCAAGAAGAGCTTCTCCATGAGAGCGCCGACATCGTCTATCATCTGCTCGTGTTGCTCGCGATGAAGGATGCGGACGTCGCGGATCTGCGCGCGGAACTGCGCGAACGGCGGTAGCCCCGCTCAGAGGAGTCCGGCGATTGCCCCGCCGATCGCACTTTCGAGCCCCGAAACGATCGCGACGACCAGCCCGACGAGGAGCGCGCCGCCGCCGAGCAGCCCGCCGAGCGGGCCACCGGCGAGGCCGGCACCGATCGTGATCGCGATACCGAGGACGATTGCGAGCACGATCCCGCCGATCGACCCCGCGAGGAAACCGTGCCACGCGCCGTTCCCGATGCCGCCACCGGCGATGTAGCCCGCGACGAACCCCGAAATGATTCCGGCGACGAGCGGGCCGATCCCGATCGGCGCACCGACGATCCCGAGCACGATGTGAACGAGAAATCCGATCCCGACCGCACGCCAGTTCGTCATATGGGGAGTAGTCGGTGTCGTGGTATATCTGTGTCGGCGACAGTGAGTGCGGGCAATGAGATCCTACCTCGGCCGCTCGCCGCCGACTGACGCGTTTTTACGTTCGTACGTGCTATCGCCGGCCATGATTTTCGAGGATCTGCCGACGACGCCCACCGCGGAGGAGCTGATCGACCGGGCGTTCTCGCGGGCGACGCGGGCGGGTCGGGCGAAATCCGGGCTTGAGGCCCAGCAGTCGATGCTCCAGACCGCGGCGAACGTGCTTTCGGACAATCTGGAACACGTCGTGACGAGCTGGCCGGATTTCGACACCGTCGAGCCCTTTTACTACGAGCTCGCCGACTCGCTCGTCGATGTCGATGCCGTTCGACAGAGCCTCTCGACAGTCGGGTGGGCGAGCCAGAAGACCGACGAGATCAAAAACGAGTATCAGGGCCGGCTTCGCGGCGACACCGAAACCGCGCGCAAGCACAGAAAGCAGGCGTTTGCCCGGCTCGCGGACGTGGTGGAGGACGTCGCCGACGATCTCGATCGCCTCGGCGAGGCGCGCAACGATCTCCGCGCGCTCCCCGACATCCGCCCCGACGAGCCCACGATCGTGGTCGCGGGCTTTCCGAACGTCGGCAAGTCCTCCTTTGTCAATCACGTTACGAACGCCCGCCACGAGATCGCGTCGTACCCCTTTACTACTACCCGAGTCGGCGTTGGCCACCTCACCCGCGACCACATCCGCTACCAGCTCGTCGACACTCCGGGACTACTCGATCGCGACTCGGGCAAACGCAACGACATCGAGCTCCAGGCCGAGAGCGCGCTCACTCATGCTGCTGACTGCGTGCTCGTGTTCGTCGACGCGAGCGAAGCGTGTGGCTATCCGCTTACCGACCAGCACGCGCTCGAAACCGCCGTCCGCGAGCGCTTCGACGTGCCGGTGCTCACGGTGTGCTCGAAGGCCGACCGCTCGCGCGATCTCGACGCCGATCACTACCTGAGCGTCGAGGAAAGCGAGGGGATCGAGGAGCTGATCGACGCGGCGGTCGACGCGATCGGCTACGAACCCGACCTGCCCTGACGACGGCCCCAACCGCGACGTTTTCACCGCCAGCCGCCGAACTGCCGCCATGCACTTCGATCAGCGTACCCAGCGCGCGCTCGCCGACGCGGGGCTCTCGACCGACGAGGTTCGTGCGGCGAGCGAGGCGGTCGTCGCGGCCACGAACGACGCTGCCGACGAGCTGGAGACCTTTTTCGACGGTCTCGATACGGTCTACTCCGACATGGACCAGGCCCACAGCGCAAGCGAGTTCCCCGAGCACGGCGTGGAGTATCTCGATCTGTTCACCCACGCCGACGACATTCGGGGCTATCTCAGGTTTGGGACGTGGGGCGTCCCGGTCGAAGGTGGGCGCGTGCTCACCGAGGACGTGGTCGAACTCTCGCTTGGGCCCACGATCCACGATCGGGTGCGCTTCGCGGCCGATCGCGACGCGCTGCGGTAACCTGACCACCCGCTCCGCTACCGCTTTTTCGACTCGTCGTTCTGGCGGAGATATCGCCACGCTGCGAGTCCGACGCCGCCGACTGCCGCGGGTACGCCGAACCCTGGTCCTGCACCAGCGCTCTCCCCGTTAGTGGTTTCGTTGCTCGCTGTTTCGGCCCCGTCTGCCGAACCAGTCGTCGCTGGCGCGGAGCCGTTCGCGGTCGCTGCGTTGCGGTCCGTCGTCGCTTCGGTGGTCGATTCCGGTACCGGGCC
Above is a window of Halococcus salifodinae DSM 8989 DNA encoding:
- a CDS encoding NOG1 family protein, whose amino-acid sequence is MIFEDLPTTPTAEELIDRAFSRATRAGRAKSGLEAQQSMLQTAANVLSDNLEHVVTSWPDFDTVEPFYYELADSLVDVDAVRQSLSTVGWASQKTDEIKNEYQGRLRGDTETARKHRKQAFARLADVVEDVADDLDRLGEARNDLRALPDIRPDEPTIVVAGFPNVGKSSFVNHVTNARHEIASYPFTTTRVGVGHLTRDHIRYQLVDTPGLLDRDSGKRNDIELQAESALTHAADCVLVFVDASEACGYPLTDQHALETAVRERFDVPVLTVCSKADRSRDLDADHYLSVEESEGIEELIDAAVDAIGYEPDLP
- a CDS encoding endonuclease/exonuclease/phosphatase family protein → MSSYTDRRGFLKVAGSVAASSTLIGTANAAGRGSGTRYAAFNVVDLNTEQVQQKGDEQAAAAARVIQEIDPDVIVVNELANNIQKARVADGVPTEKTNIQAFVDNYLSEPQHRTLDGIEYEYTLQPTSNTGVLPEESYDFNKDGTAGERPGDAFGFGVFPGQYAFGIASKHPFDEANIRSFQKFRWTDMPGNLIPLAGEAGVDTDGIYLTEAETDVYRLSSKTHIDVPFEVDGGTVHGLFSHPTPPVFDGPNNFNGRWNHDEVRFFADYVAGADYIYDDSGRKGGLADDASYVLMGDMNAGPGDEPLDPATKYFIENDDFTTRRLPTSPGGAQRGNPYATATFDARPKVDWVLPSPDLSLRSSSVVWPSKNASKRGLGEAVDTASDHRMVWADIDNRQRGASGRPSR
- a CDS encoding bifunctional nuclease family protein encodes the protein MHAHIDAVRVAGTPSGPVPVVLLASDGEPDLLPIFIGFNEATAIARGLDAIDIGRPLTHDLLLDVVEELGGRVDRVVVDAIEESDEGGGTYTANLHLDTPRADAVIDARPSDSLALAARTGADIEVDPGVFDEGGRPRETFEELQDIREVDEL
- a CDS encoding alpha,alpha-trehalose-phosphate synthase (UDP-forming) gives rise to the protein MAVDAGGTDGPPPVADDLILVSNRQPYTHSYEHDDAGERTISVNRPAGGLTAGLDPVMQETDGTWVAWGDGEADADVTDENGEVRMPPESEAYTLKRLWLSEEEVEGYYYGYSNRVLWPLCHGGTMKTEYVERFWQRYQQVNERFAEAVAESASDDPLVWFQDYHFTLAPRAVRDALDDPFIMHFWHITWPGWDTFRACPQGQQLLEGLLGNDLLGFHVERYCENFLDCVDRALEDAFIDEEGGRINYEGHTTTVRAFPLGIDAESIREESAAADASFEADIRSTYDIGADTTMIVGVDRLDYTKGIVERLEALERLWETEPEYQGTVTYVQKASESRSLIPDYQDLQQNVRETIERINDRFGTPDWQPVVYIDEFIPQSELCGLYRYSDVMLVSAVRDGMNLVAKEYVAAQVDDDGVLVLSDQAGAHEELGEHALTINPYDTESFADTIQQALAMAPDERRDRMAALREQVAAHDLYAWMDDVFATARDLREQRDHDGG
- the trxA gene encoding thioredoxin, which gives rise to MTVRLKDFYADWCGPCKTQDPILEEMEEDLNGDVEFEKIDVEADQEVANEYQVRSLPTLVIENDDGVVERFIGVTQRDELETAIEKAGA
- a CDS encoding preprotein translocase subunit Sec61beta, whose amino-acid sequence is MSSGENSGGLMSSAGLVRYFDAEDRNAIRVDPKTIVAFGVAFGVLILVLNVL
- the otsB gene encoding trehalose-phosphatase, whose product is MAGESTRGDGSEESVGTNAGNDGRPPALFDGGEPLATIADRLAAADGLSFCTDFDGTLSAIEEDPDAPEISPENREMLRTLRDHDRVRVAVISGRELADLRSRVGIEGIAYAGNHGLEVFHDGETTVHPVANKRQHDLERIVDDLDDRLADTDCFVEDKSVSATIHYRAAPERAEAVQNAVEETVDRIAPGGFERSTGKEIVELTPAVAWDKGAALSLLTADFEGWLPIYVGDDTTDEAAFRELGDRGIGIHVGTGEDTAADYRIDDPPAVERLIDWFCTEGLATFDRPSSG
- the hisE gene encoding phosphoribosyl-ATP diphosphatase; translated protein: MSDDRTATDTKPAEEPVLDELFAVIEERRDTLPEGSYTASLFTHEKGENAVLEKLGEESTELVLAAKDDNQEELLHESADIVYHLLVLLAMKDADVADLRAELRERR
- a CDS encoding DUF7532 family protein, which produces MHFDQRTQRALADAGLSTDEVRAASEAVVAATNDAADELETFFDGLDTVYSDMDQAHSASEFPEHGVEYLDLFTHADDIRGYLRFGTWGVPVEGGRVLTEDVVELSLGPTIHDRVRFAADRDALR
- a CDS encoding DUF5518 domain-containing protein, which produces MTNWRAVGIGFLVHIVLGIVGAPIGIGPLVAGIISGFVAGYIAGGGIGNGAWHGFLAGSIGGIVLAIVLGIAITIGAGLAGGPLGGLLGGGALLVGLVVAIVSGLESAIGGAIAGLL
- the pdxT gene encoding pyridoxal 5'-phosphate synthase glutaminase subunit PdxT, translating into MTLTAGVIAVQGDFREHAAAIERAARAHGERVETVEIHTAGTVPKCDLLLLPGGESTAISAHLHREGIAAEIEAHVAAGKPLLATCAGLIVAAADAGDDRVDTLGLIDVTVDRNAFGRQRDSFETHLDVTGLNEPFPAVFIRAPQVASVGDADVLASFDGHPVAVRDGPVVGTAFHPELTDDARIHGLAFFETVTV